One Actinomycetospora corticicola genomic window, TCGGGCTCGGGGAAGCGGCCCGGATCCCGGTTGGCAGCGGCGAGGGAGAGCAGGACCGCGTCGCCCTCCTCGACGGACCGGCCGCCGAGGGTGACCGGGCAGGTCGCCCGCCGGGCGAAGTTCTGGGCGGGGCTGCGGTGGCGCAGCATCTCCTCGACGTAGGACTGCGCGCGTCGGGGGTCGGCCCGGAGGTGCTGCTGGTGTTCCTGGTGGGCGACCAGCAGGTGGACCAGTGTGCCGGCGGCGTTCATCGTCGTCTCGTGCCCGGCCACCGCGAAGGTGGCCAGCATGCTGATGCGCTCGTCCTCCTCGAGCGCCCGACCGTCGACCTCGGCGGTGAGCAGGGAGGAGACGAAGTCGTCGGCGGGGTGGGCTCGATGGGAGTCGAGCTCGTGGGCCATGAGGTCGTAGACCTCCTGGCGGGCGGCGACGAAGTCGACCGCTTCACCGTCGGTGTCGAGGCCCGACCACATCCGTTCGGTGACGTCGCGGAACCGCTCGACGGTGGCCGGCGCGAACCCGACGAGTTCGGTGAGGACGGCCAGGGGCAGCGGCAGGGCGACGTCGCGGACGAAGTCGCCGCCGCCCTGCCGGACGAAGCCGGAGACGAGGTCGGCGACGGTGGCCTCGAGGAACGGGGTCAGTCGGCGCACCCGGGCCGGCGAGAGTGCGGGGGTCATGAGCTTGCGGTATGCGGTGTGCAGCGGCGGGTCGAAGTCGATGGGGACGGCGCGCTGCGTGCCGTCGGTGGGAATGCGGTGCCCGGAGGCGGAGGAGAACGTGGCCGCGTCGCGCAGCACGGCGCGGACGTCGTCGTAGCCGGTCACCACCCAGAAGCCACCGCGGCGGGGTGAGTGCACCACCGGTCCTGCGTCACGGGCGGCCTCGTAGACGTCCCAGACGGCAGGTTCGGTGAGCTCCGGCGCGTAGGGGTCGAGGTCGACGATGCCCACGCCGTCGTCGGGAACGGTCCTCACTCGTCGTCCCAGTTGCGGGGCGCGGTGTAGCCGGTCTGGCCCTTCTCCAGCCCGAGCGCGAAGATCGGCCCGCTCAGGTCCTCCTGCCAGATCAACGACTCCATGCCGATGTGCTGGGGGTGGTCCTGGACGGTGTAGACGGTCAGGCCGGAGTCGCTGGGGTAGTGCGCGTGCTCGCGCCACGACGGCGCCGACAGCAGCAGGTCGCCCGGGCCGAAGTCGATGCGCTGACCGTCGACGACCGAGTAGCCGGTCCCCTCGACGTGGTAGTTGATCGCGACCGAGCTGTGGCGGTGGCCGGGGCCCTCGGCGCGCGGGGTCAGGCCGGCCGGGATCCGGGACAGGGTGACGAAGAACGAGTTGGTCGCTCCCTGCCTGCGCTCGGTCGCGCTGTTGTAGAGCGCCATGATCGTCCGCTGACCGTCGCCCAGGGTCTGCGCCATGAGCGCGCGGGCGGCCTCGTAGGGCCAGTGCAGCGGGTGGTTGGGGACCGGCTCGATGTCGACGAGGTACTCGTAGCCGCGCAGGCGGGCACCGGTCGGGGAGATCTCGTGATCGGGGGCGCTTCCGCGGTCGGCGATCTCGTCGGTCTCGACCATGTCGATCGGGCCGTCGAGCGGGAGGCCCGGCGCCCACGCGGCGTCGAGTTCCTCCTGGAAGTGGGTGCCGAGGAAGTCGAGCAGGGGCGCGTTGGAGTAGGACAGGCGGACCCAGCGCCGGTCGCCGTGGTTGACGAAGCGGTGCGGCCGCATGGAGGGCACGGTCACCACGTCGCGGGCGTCCATCGTCAGTGACGTGTCGCCCACCTCCACGAGGCCGGAGCCCTCGACGCCGATCTGGACGAGGCTGGAGTTGCGACGGATCGGGGTCGTGCTCTCGCCCGGCAGGAGGACCTCGACGACGACCTCGACCCCGGGTGAGAAGCTGCGTCCGGTGGTCGACTCGGGGTGGACCAGCGCCGCGCAGCGGCGGCCGTCGTCGGGGCGCGCGGCGCGGGACAGGTGCTCGACGGTCTCCGCGATCTCCGCGCCCGTCACCCGGAGCGGCGCCCAGGGGGTGGGCCGGGCAGGGCCCTGCCCCGTCGTGTCGACGGCGTGCCCCCCGAGCGCGAGCGGGGGGAGGTCGGTAGCGGTCATGGCAGGTCTCCTGGACGGTCGATGAGGGCAGCCCCCTGGGCGAGCAGCGCCTCGACCCGGGGTCGGGCGTCGGCGGTGAGGGGCAGCAGCGGGGCGCGCACGTGGTCGGAGGCGATCCGTCCCTGCTGGTGCAGCACCCACTTCGCGGGGGCGGGGTTGGTCTCGACGAAGAGCAGGTCGACCAGCGGATGCAGGGCGTAGTGCAGGTCGCGGGCGGTCTCGTGGTCGCCGGCCTCCCACGCCCCGTACATGCGGGCGACGGCGCCGGGAGCGAGGTTGCTGACCGCGGAGATGAACCCGGCTCCGCCCAGGGCCAGCAGCGGCAGACCGAGCAGCTCGATGCCGGACCACACCAGGAGATCCCGGCCGCCGAGGTGGAGCACGCGGGAGAAGTGCTCGAAGTCCTTGGTCGTCTCCTTGATCCCGACGACGTTGTCGCAGTCGCGGAACAGCCGCGCGACCGTCTCGGGGGCCACGTCGACCGCGGTCCGCGACGGCACGTTGTAGAGCACGACCGGGAGGTCGGGGAACTCGCCGGCGACGGTCGCGAACCAGCGGTAGAGCGCCTCCTGGGTGGGCCGCGCGTAGTAGGGCGTGATGACCAGGACGGCGTCGGCCCCGGCGTCCTGCGCCGCCGCGGTGATCTCGAGGGTCTCGTCGAGCTTGGCCGAGCCGGTGCCGGGCAGGAACGGCACGGCGTCGTCGACCTCGGCGGCCACCGCCTGGATCGCGGCGATCCGTTCGGCCACCGACTGCGCGGAGGGCTCGCCCGTGGAGCCGCCGATGGAGACGCCGTGGGCCCCGGCCTCGAGCTGCCAGCGGACGAGACCGCGCAGGGAGTCCAGGTCGAGGGCGCCGTCGTCGTCGAAGGGGGTGATGACGGGGGCGAGGGAGCCGCGGATGCGGGCCGGGTCGCTGCGGAACTTCATCGCTGTCCTCCGACGAGGAGGTCGGCGACGGCGAGGTCGGAGAGGCCCATGCCCATTCCCTTGAAGACGGTGAGACGGGGTGTCGGTGGTCGGACGGTCTTCCCGGCGACGAGCTCGGCCAGGGCGTGCACGCTCCCCCAGTCCGCAGCCGGGTCGGCGCCGAGGTGCTCGCGGAGCTCCCGCGAGCCGCGGCGGGCGTTGGCCTCGCTGTCGACGACGGTCAGCGCGGACGCGGCGAGGACGTCGGGGGCCAGTTCGGCGTGGGTGGGGAGGATGGCCCCGACGGCGTTGAGGTGAGCGCCGGCCGCGAGGTGGTGCGCCGCGAGGAACGGCTCGTCGGCGCGGGTGATCGTGGTGACGATCGGCGCGTCGCGGGTGGCGGCGTCGACGGTCGCCGCGACCTCGACGGGCAGACCCAGGTCGTCCCGGATCCGTTCCGCGAGGGCCTGTGCGCCGGCGGTGCTGCGGTTCCAGAGGCGGACCCGGCGCAGCGGGCGGACCGCGGCGATCGCCTCGACCTGACGCAGCGCCTGCCGGCCGGCGCCGAGCAGGGCGAGCTCGTCGGCGTCGGGGTCGGCGAGGTACCGGGTGGCGACCCCGCTGATCGCGGCCGTCCGCAACGCTCCGGCCGTGCCCGCCTCGGCGACCCCGAGGGCGGTGCCGTCGGTGGCGTCGAACATCGTCAGGAGCGCACTCGCGCCGGCCGGGGTGTTCACCCACGTCTTGAAGATCGCCAGGCCGGCCGTCAGGTCGACCGCGCCGAGCCCGTGCGCGCTCGCCCGGCCGGCCTCGGTGGGCCAGGTGCTCATCGTCTTGTCGACGTTCCAGGCGGTGCCCTGGGCCTCGTGGGCGAGCACCGCCTCGAGGGCGTCGACGACCACGGGCACGGTCGGCCCGGCGAGAACGTCGGACTCGCCGAAGAACCTCACGAGGTCACCTCCGCGAGATCGGGTGCAGCGGCGACGACGCTCTCGTCGATCACGCCGTGGCGCAGGATGCCGACGCCGGAGACCTCGACCTCCAGGTCGTCCCCGGGCCGCAGGAACCGCGGGGGGTCCCGCCGCAGCCCGATCCCCTGCGGCGTGCCGGTCGCGATCACGTCGCCCGGGGCCAGCGGGGTGAAGGCGCTGACGTAGGCGATCAGGTCGGCGAAGGCGAAGGTCAGGTGGTCCGTCGTGTCGTCCTGGACCACTTCCCCGTTGAGCCGCGTGGTGACCCGCAGGGGGCCCGGGCCCACCGTGTCGGCGGTGGTCAACCACGGACCGAGGGCGCCGGAGCCGTGCCAGTTCTTCCCGGCGGTCGCCTGGGTCGAGTGCAGCTGCCAGTCACGGACGCTGTTCTCGGCCATGCACGTCACCCCGGCCACGTGCGCCCACGCGTCGGTCGCGGTGATGCGCCGCCCCGCCGTCCCGACGACGAGGGCGACCTCGCCCTCCCAGTCCAGGGTGTCCTCCCCCGCCGGCCGGATCACCGGGGTCCCGGCGCCGACCAGCGAGTCGGCGAAGCGGGAGAACAGGGTCGGGCGCGCCGGCGGCTCCGCCGGTCCGCGGTCGGATTCCGTGGCGTGCGCGGCGTAGTTGAACCCGACGCAGACGACCTTGGGGTGATCGCCCATCGGCGGCTCCCAGGCCACGTCGATGCGGGGCAGGCGCGGATCGTCGGGACGGGGGGCCACGGGGTCGGCGAGGAGGGCCTCGAAGGTCGCGACGCGGTGGTCGAGGCGCACCACCTCGTCGCTCTCGACGACGCCGAACCCTCGGGCGCCGGTGCCGGTGCGGAAGCGGGCGAGTCTCATCCGGCCACCGCCTCGGCCACGACCCGGGGCTCCGACGTCGCCGAGCCGACGGCGGGGCGACGCAGACCGGCCCGCTCGAGGCGCGGCAGGACGTCGCCGGTGAAGGCGTCGAGCCCGGCGTCGTAGTCGACCCAGGTGAGCAGGGCGCCGTCGATCCCGGCGGCGCTGAGCATCTCGAGGCGCTCGGCGATCCGCTCCGCGGTGCCGACGAGTGGGAAGCCGCCCGCGCCGGCGGCGAAGCGCTGGCGCATCGCGGCCATCACCTCGGGCGGCACCACCTGGGTGTTCGCGCCCTGCAGCCGCATCCACGCGTCGACGCTCTCGGTGTCCTCGAACTCGGACGAGAACCGGCGCAGGTAGGTGTCCGCCTCGGCCTGGGTGTCGCGCTGCACGACGACGGTGTGGGTCCACAACCGGACCTCGCGACCGAACTCCTCCCGGGCCATCTGCTGGTAGCCCTCGACCTGACGGCGGATCGCGTCCTCGTCCTCGGAGTGCACGATGACGAAGCAGAGGTCGGCGTGCTCGGCCGCGAACCGCATGCCCCGCGGCGAGCCGCCCGCGTTCATGATCGGGATGGTCGGCTGTACCGGCTTCGGCTGGGAGACGCCGCCGACCACGTCGAAGAACCGCCCGTGCAGGTCGAACTCCTCGGTGTCCGCCCACAGCCGGCGGATCACCTCGAGCCACTCCGCGAGGTGGTCGTAGCGCTCGTCGTGCTCGCGCAGCGGCGCGCCGAACATCTCGAGCTCCGGCCGGTTCCAGCCGCCGACGACGTTGAGGGCGAACCGTCCACCCGAGATCTGGTCGACGGTCGCGGCCTGCTTCGCCGCGACGATCGGGTGCATCGTCGGCGCGTGCGAGGTGGCGAACACCCCGATCCGCTCGGTGGCGGCCGCGATGCCCGCGGCCCAGGTGAAGGGCTCCATGACGCGCCCCGAGCGGTGCTCGGGGCGGCCCTCGGGGTAGCCCTTCCACCGCGCGAAGGGGACGACCGCCTCGAGGCCGGCGCGGTCGGCGGCGCGGGCGGTGCGCAGCGACATGTCCCAGGACATGTCGGGCGCCTCCGGCACCAGGGTCTGCGACGCACCGGTGCCGTTCGTGCAGAACAGGCCGAGCTTCAGGGTGTTGTCGTTGAACAGCGGGTTCATCGCAGGCTCCTCGTCGATGCCGGTGCGAAGAACGCTAGAGACGCAGGACACATAGCACAAAGACGAGATACAGGCGGTACCGATAGGCTTTCTCGTATGGCTCTGGTGTCGCAGCTGCGCCGGCTCGAGATGTTCTGCGCCGTGGTCGACGAGGGCGGGGTGACCCGGGCCGCCGAGCACTTCCAGGTGGCCCAGCCGTGGGTGTCCGCGCAGATCCGGTCGCTGGAGAAAGCGGTCGGGGCACCACTGTTCGTCCGCGAGGGCCGCCGCAACGTGCTCACCGAGGCCGGCCGACGCCTCTACGTCTGGGCCACCGAGGTGCTCGCGGGAGGCGCCCAGGTGCAGCGCGACATCGACGACCTGAACTCCGGCGCGGCCGGCTCGCTGGCGGTGGCCACGAGCATGGCCATCGGCACCTACCTGATCCCGCCGCTGATGACCGAGCTCCGGCGGGAGCGCGCGGGCGCCGACATCACGATCTCGATCAGCGAGCCCGCCGTCGCGATGCGCCGCGTCGAGAATGGCGAGGTCGACTTCGCCGTCACCACCTGGCTCGACGAGGTCCCGCCGTCAGGGGTCCGGGCCGAGAAGCTCTGGGACGAACCGATCGTCCTCTGCGCCGCACCCGGTGGCCCGCCGTCGGCGGACGCCGTCCCGCTCGCGGCCGTCGGAGAACTCCCGCTCGTCGGCGTCCCCGCCGGCGTCGCGATCGAACGCGTCCTCGACCGGCAGCTCCGGGCGGCCGGGCTGGCCCTGCCCTCGTACGTGATCCGTCTCGGCCATGCCGAGGCCCTCAAGCGGGCCGTCGCCGACAACGACTGGGTCTGCTTCGCCCCGCTCTACTGCGTCGCCGACGACGTCGCCGCGGGCCGGCTCCGGGCCGTCCGGGTCCGCGACGCCGAGCTCACCGAGACCATCGGCCTCTTCTCCCGCGACACCACCTGGTTCTCGCCCCTCCAACGCGCCGCGGTCGACGCCCTCCGCGCGGCGGGCACCCGCAAACGCGACGCACGCGGGTGAGCGGGTCCCGCTCCCGGGCGGCTCAGCCTCGGGAGAGCCAGGGGTTGCCGATGGCGGGGGCGATCTCGGGCCCGTGGCGCTCGAGATCGCTGACGGGCAGCTTCACGTGATGGATGCCGCGCAGGGTCATGACCCCTCCAGTGACACGGGAGAACGTTCCTCTCCGGCGCCCAGATCCGACCAAAAGTTCTGGAGCGCCGCGGCAACCGGTGCGGGCGACTCCTCGGGCCACCAATGCCCCACACCGTCGAGATGCGCCGTGCCGGCGCCGGCTTGCCGAGCCCCCCACTCGTGCTGCGCCACCGTGCCACTGGCCCTGTCGACGTCGTCCAGGGCGATGAGAGCCAGGCCCGGTCGTGCCGACGCGCTCCCGAGGAGCTGTCCGGCGTCGGCCATCGCCGGTTGCCGCGCCGAGCGCAGGAGCGTGAGGACGGCACGCCCCATCTCGGGGTCCATACCGGCCGCGACCCGCTCCGCCATGCGCCCGGTCATCCCGAGAGCAGAGGTCACCGCGAGCCGTTGCTGCAGGTCGCCTCCCCAGATCTCCTGCACCGAAGCTTCTCCGGGGCCCTCCTCCTGCCAGACCTGCGCCCGGGGATGCCACTGGTAGTCGGGCGCGAACACCCCGAGGGCATCGGAGGCCCAGCTGCGGATCAGGTCCGGACGGCTCATGGCGAGCGCCGCGACGTGGATGCCACCCCAGTCGTGACCGACCAGGTCGACCGGAGCGCGGAAGCGCTCGAGCTGAGAGGCCAGCCAGTCGCGGTAGGCCGTGGTCGAGCCGTCGAAGTCGTGGGGCGCCGGGACACCGAATCCCGGCGGGGACAGGGCGATGGCATCCGCCCGTCCGAGTTCACCGATGAGTGGTCCCCAGACGGCTGCGGACTCGGGATTGCCGTGGACCAGGACGAGTGGTGTGTCCGGCACGGGGTCATCTCTCACTAACTTGTCATCTGACACGCAAGTAAGCGTAGCAGGTCAGGAGGTGGTGGCGCCTCGACGGCTCGTTGCCGTCGTGGTCCCGTGGCACCGATCACGCGATCCGGGCATGACGAATGCGTCGCCGGTGACGTCCCACCTGGTGAACCGTTCGATCCGGCCGGGCCTTCTCGCGGGCACGACCTATGACCTCGTGTCCCGCCGGTCCCGGTCGCCGCCGACCCGGAGGTGAGCCGTCGATGTCCCGCCCGTCCTCGCCTGCCGTGACCCTTCGGCGTGATGGTCGCGACGACGGAACTCGGACGCCGCATCGACGAACGGAGCAGACCGGAACCCGTGGCGGAGTGGAGGTTCATGATGCCGAGCGACGTGGAGGGACCTTCCGAGCTGGAGCCTCTGCTCCAGCGGGACGTGGACCAGTGCGACCTGTCCGTCCCGTTCTTCACCGCCGAGCATTTCGTGGTGATCGCCTTCGATCCGCAGACCGGCGAGCTCGACTCCTACGGCCCGTACGACGCCAGGACGGCCGCGGCTGAGCGCAGCCGACGGCGAGCCGCGTTCGACGACGGCGATCTCGAGGACGTCCTCGTCGTCGTCGCCCCGTAGTGGCCGGTGTGACGGCCGCGGACGTCGGCTGAATCCGGTCCCGCGGCGTGGCGCCCGTCATGCGGTCGGCGGATGACGAACCCGTCTCGCCCGTCGTCCTACGGACACATCCACCGAGCAGGCCGGACCCGCCCGCGGGCATGACCCCCGTGCCACGGGTCCCGGCCGTCGCCACGACGGAGGTGAGCCGCGATGGCCCCCGACCTCGACCTGCTGCGTCTGCACGCCCTCGCCGTCCCCGGTGTGGCCTGCCTCGCCGACCACCGGGACGGCCTCGCCCCGTCCGGCCACCCCACCACCCGAGCGGCCCTGCGCGTCCACGAGCGCCACGTCGAGGTCGACATCGTGCTGGCCGCCGGGCACTCGATCCTGACGACGAGCGCCGCCCTGCGGGCCGCGATCGCCCCGCTGCTCGCCGAGCGGGCAGTGCACATCACGGTGACCCACGTCGAGGGCGACCCGACCGCACCCACCACGACGCTGGTGTTCCGGCACCGAGGCGCCGTCCCGCCCGACCCCGACCGGGACGAAGATGCACCACCGCCGGAATGACCGACACCGTCGTGACGGCGCCGGAGATCAGGAGGCCCGCCGCGCTCGAGCTGATCACCGCACCACCGACAGCAGCTCCAGCACGGCGCGCTGTTCCTCGCGGGGCAGGGGGTGCATCAACAGCCCTTCGATCGTGAACACCCCGAGCCGCGCCATCGCGGGAACCTGCGCCGCGTCGACCCCGGCGTCGCGGATCTCCGCGGCCAGTAGCGCGTCGGTCAGCTCGTGGAACGCGGAGTGCCAGGTCGCCACCGTGGCCGAGGTGGCCGACAGGGCGTGGACGGCCGTCACGAGCTTGCTGTGCTCCTGGAGACGTTCGACCACCCAGAGCAGCCGGTCGGTCCACGAGTCGGCGACCTGGGCCTGCAGACCTTCCAGCATCCCGACGAGGAGGTGGTCGAGGACCGCGACCAGCAACGCCTCCTTGTCCTGGAAGTACCAGTAGATCGTCGTGGTGGTGACTCCGGCGCCCCGCGCCACGGCGGCCATCGAGGCCTTCTCGAACCCGACCTCGGCGAACAGCGCCGCGGCCGCCTCGACGATCTCGGCGGACTTCTCCTCGCGATCACGAGGACGACGGTTGCGCGGCACACACCGAGCTTATCTTGCACGGCGTTCAAGAGCTGGCTAGCTTCTAGAACGCCATACAAGAAACGGCGATCGTTCGGTGTCCGCCCACGCCGAGCCGCACGTCCCGATCACCAGGAGGCCCGCCCGTGTCCGAGGACACCACTCCGCCCCGCCGTGACGTCCGGTTCCCCTCTGGCACCGACCGGTGCCACGCCTGGCTCTACCTCCCCGCCGGCACCTCCCCGGCCCGGCGTGTCCCGGTGATCGTCATGGCGCACGGCCTCGGCGCGGTCAAGGCGCTCCGGCTGGCCGCCTACGCCGAGCGGTTCACCGCCGCCGGCTACGCCTGTCTGGTCTTCGACTACCGCCACTTCGGCGACAGCGAGGGCGAGCCGCGGGAGCTGCTCAGCATCCGCCGCCAGCGCCAGGACT contains:
- the dapA gene encoding 4-hydroxy-tetrahydrodipicolinate synthase, translating into MKFRSDPARIRGSLAPVITPFDDDGALDLDSLRGLVRWQLEAGAHGVSIGGSTGEPSAQSVAERIAAIQAVAAEVDDAVPFLPGTGSAKLDETLEITAAAQDAGADAVLVITPYYARPTQEALYRWFATVAGEFPDLPVVLYNVPSRTAVDVAPETVARLFRDCDNVVGIKETTKDFEHFSRVLHLGGRDLLVWSGIELLGLPLLALGGAGFISAVSNLAPGAVARMYGAWEAGDHETARDLHYALHPLVDLLFVETNPAPAKWVLHQQGRIASDHVRAPLLPLTADARPRVEALLAQGAALIDRPGDLP
- a CDS encoding alpha/beta hydrolase — encoded protein: MSDDKLVRDDPVPDTPLVLVHGNPESAAVWGPLIGELGRADAIALSPPGFGVPAPHDFDGSTTAYRDWLASQLERFRAPVDLVGHDWGGIHVAALAMSRPDLIRSWASDALGVFAPDYQWHPRAQVWQEEGPGEASVQEIWGGDLQQRLAVTSALGMTGRMAERVAAGMDPEMGRAVLTLLRSARQPAMADAGQLLGSASARPGLALIALDDVDRASGTVAQHEWGARQAGAGTAHLDGVGHWWPEESPAPVAAALQNFWSDLGAGEERSPVSLEGS
- a CDS encoding cupin domain-containing protein, whose translation is MTATDLPPLALGGHAVDTTGQGPARPTPWAPLRVTGAEIAETVEHLSRAARPDDGRRCAALVHPESTTGRSFSPGVEVVVEVLLPGESTTPIRRNSSLVQIGVEGSGLVEVGDTSLTMDARDVVTVPSMRPHRFVNHGDRRWVRLSYSNAPLLDFLGTHFQEELDAAWAPGLPLDGPIDMVETDEIADRGSAPDHEISPTGARLRGYEYLVDIEPVPNHPLHWPYEAARALMAQTLGDGQRTIMALYNSATERRQGATNSFFVTLSRIPAGLTPRAEGPGHRHSSVAINYHVEGTGYSVVDGQRIDFGPGDLLLSAPSWREHAHYPSDSGLTVYTVQDHPQHIGMESLIWQEDLSGPIFALGLEKGQTGYTAPRNWDDE
- a CDS encoding LLM class flavin-dependent oxidoreductase → MNPLFNDNTLKLGLFCTNGTGASQTLVPEAPDMSWDMSLRTARAADRAGLEAVVPFARWKGYPEGRPEHRSGRVMEPFTWAAGIAAATERIGVFATSHAPTMHPIVAAKQAATVDQISGGRFALNVVGGWNRPELEMFGAPLREHDERYDHLAEWLEVIRRLWADTEEFDLHGRFFDVVGGVSQPKPVQPTIPIMNAGGSPRGMRFAAEHADLCFVIVHSEDEDAIRRQVEGYQQMAREEFGREVRLWTHTVVVQRDTQAEADTYLRRFSSEFEDTESVDAWMRLQGANTQVVPPEVMAAMRQRFAAGAGGFPLVGTAERIAERLEMLSAAGIDGALLTWVDYDAGLDAFTGDVLPRLERAGLRRPAVGSATSEPRVVAEAVAG
- a CDS encoding TetR family transcriptional regulator, translating into MPRNRRPRDREEKSAEIVEAAAALFAEVGFEKASMAAVARGAGVTTTTIYWYFQDKEALLVAVLDHLLVGMLEGLQAQVADSWTDRLLWVVERLQEHSKLVTAVHALSATSATVATWHSAFHELTDALLAAEIRDAGVDAAQVPAMARLGVFTIEGLLMHPLPREEQRAVLELLSVVR
- a CDS encoding ornithine cyclodeaminase family protein; the protein is MRFFGESDVLAGPTVPVVVDALEAVLAHEAQGTAWNVDKTMSTWPTEAGRASAHGLGAVDLTAGLAIFKTWVNTPAGASALLTMFDATDGTALGVAEAGTAGALRTAAISGVATRYLADPDADELALLGAGRQALRQVEAIAAVRPLRRVRLWNRSTAGAQALAERIRDDLGLPVEVAATVDAATRDAPIVTTITRADEPFLAAHHLAAGAHLNAVGAILPTHAELAPDVLAASALTVVDSEANARRGSRELREHLGADPAADWGSVHALAELVAGKTVRPPTPRLTVFKGMGMGLSDLAVADLLVGGQR
- a CDS encoding cytochrome P450, encoding MRTVPDDGVGIVDLDPYAPELTEPAVWDVYEAARDAGPVVHSPRRGGFWVVTGYDDVRAVLRDAATFSSASGHRIPTDGTQRAVPIDFDPPLHTAYRKLMTPALSPARVRRLTPFLEATVADLVSGFVRQGGGDFVRDVALPLPLAVLTELVGFAPATVERFRDVTERMWSGLDTDGEAVDFVAARQEVYDLMAHELDSHRAHPADDFVSSLLTAEVDGRALEEDERISMLATFAVAGHETTMNAAGTLVHLLVAHQEHQQHLRADPRRAQSYVEEMLRHRSPAQNFARRATCPVTLGGRSVEEGDAVLLSLAAANRDPGRFPEPERFDPGRDARGHLGFGWGIHQCPGGVLARTELTILLQTLCAHPPLHLAGEVTWSGLNGGNHLGPTSLPVRFGSSADHRNDGARSERRHDDIDTAREDTG
- a CDS encoding fumarylacetoacetate hydrolase family protein; this encodes MRLARFRTGTGARGFGVVESDEVVRLDHRVATFEALLADPVAPRPDDPRLPRIDVAWEPPMGDHPKVVCVGFNYAAHATESDRGPAEPPARPTLFSRFADSLVGAGTPVIRPAGEDTLDWEGEVALVVGTAGRRITATDAWAHVAGVTCMAENSVRDWQLHSTQATAGKNWHGSGALGPWLTTADTVGPGPLRVTTRLNGEVVQDDTTDHLTFAFADLIAYVSAFTPLAPGDVIATGTPQGIGLRRDPPRFLRPGDDLEVEVSGVGILRHGVIDESVVAAAPDLAEVTS
- a CDS encoding LysR family transcriptional regulator, with amino-acid sequence MALVSQLRRLEMFCAVVDEGGVTRAAEHFQVAQPWVSAQIRSLEKAVGAPLFVREGRRNVLTEAGRRLYVWATEVLAGGAQVQRDIDDLNSGAAGSLAVATSMAIGTYLIPPLMTELRRERAGADITISISEPAVAMRRVENGEVDFAVTTWLDEVPPSGVRAEKLWDEPIVLCAAPGGPPSADAVPLAAVGELPLVGVPAGVAIERVLDRQLRAAGLALPSYVIRLGHAEALKRAVADNDWVCFAPLYCVADDVAAGRLRAVRVRDAELTETIGLFSRDTTWFSPLQRAAVDALRAAGTRKRDARG